A window from gamma proteobacterium SS-5 encodes these proteins:
- a CDS encoding type II toxin-antitoxin system RelE/ParE family toxin — protein MSYQLEQTRRFARAYKKLHDNVAADVDTAAAQVAKDPSVGERKKGDLADLYVYKFHSQSQVYLLGYTVDDDIRLVLLEAVGPHENFYRNLKRS, from the coding sequence ATGAGCTATCAGTTGGAGCAAACTCGACGCTTCGCTCGTGCCTACAAGAAGCTGCACGACAACGTCGCCGCCGATGTCGATACCGCAGCGGCGCAAGTTGCCAAAGACCCCTCTGTCGGCGAACGCAAAAAGGGGGATTTGGCGGATTTGTATGTCTATAAATTCCATAGCCAAAGCCAAGTGTATCTGCTGGGCTACACCGTCGATGACGACATACGTTTGGTCTTGCTCGAAGCCGTTGGCCCACACGAAAATTTCTATCGCAATCTCAAACGTTCGTAG
- a CDS encoding response regulator, producing MNRPLLAFAVVISLLLAVLAGLWWAGQPHQRQVRVGFYENPPKLYTNPAGQPAGFFIELLQTMAQAEGWRLDYAPCTWNACLEQLQRGEIDLMPDVAFSEERARQMDFHQISVASSWSQIYSRPELSVQRLADLAERRVALLQGGIQQQFFRRLMASEGHAYSEIAVDSLQQGYAAVAEGRADAVISNSFFAAHNGSRYQLRESPILFLPSSLYFASAKGRQTDLLAAIDRHLGAWRQDADSPYFDALRRAMALPPEVWLPDWARWLLWVGGLGLLLLSLLALLLRWQVAQRTRALQRTSQALQEERNNLEQRVSERTAELQAVFDSASSGIVLAQQRRIRRGNRRLDELFGQPVGSQIGQSTRIWYPDTASFEAFGQAAYPLIDRGQTYSQELQLQRADGQRFWARISVRAICPGDLEQGVVGIIDDISAERAAREELLAAKAEAEAATQMKSDFLANMSHEIRTPMNAILGMLYLALRHPDLDPLLRDHLNKAQSSARLLLGLINDILDLSRIEAGKLQLESVEFSLEELLEPLADNIGYQAERKGVEFLIRHDIQLPSRLIGDPLRLGQVLLNLCGNALKFTEQGEIELNFQPLNRADQQDDGQLELKICVRDTGIGMDAEVRQRLFEKFSQGDASTTRRYGGSGLGLAISRNLVELMGGQLWLERSEPGQGSTLCFSCRLGVAAQSPSSQQRLTQGAGPLLKGIRALVVDDNRVSREILAEMLSAFQLQVELAENGQAALARLKDPSRPRPDLLLLDWRMPDINGDQVLHQLRNHGAALPKVIMITAYGRDDVLQRAERSGVDGFLVKPVSPSALLDQILGVLGRARLPTPTPLSPADEGKPLAGLRLLLVEDNEINREFALSLLQSQGAEVISVENGVEALTAVQGQAFAAVLMDIQMPLMDGLEASRRIRALAEQPQWAHLRRLPIIAMTALAMGKDLEASRAAGMDDHICKPIDPDLLLRRLVYWTQGQEESTPGSRDAEAAPAPAVPPPETRLPADLGQLRQIDAAAGIRRMGGQVAAYRRQLQRFVQHYADADAQLDQLLRQGPDTAEPYCHGLKGVAANLGALALSDSLTTLDGLLRAGRMPSPELIRQWQQQLRALLDEIRQLDPSDSPTPEGAIAPLPAPALQALLEQLQQALERDIGQVQPLLQQLQPGLQRSPQAEIWAELQQQLDRFELNAARASLAQLRQQLDQGSV from the coding sequence ATGAACCGACCCCTGCTCGCATTCGCCGTTGTGATCAGCCTGCTGCTGGCCGTGCTGGCTGGGCTCTGGTGGGCGGGTCAGCCGCACCAGCGCCAGGTGCGGGTCGGCTTTTATGAGAACCCGCCCAAGCTCTATACCAACCCCGCTGGCCAGCCGGCCGGGTTTTTCATCGAGCTGCTGCAGACCATGGCCCAGGCCGAGGGTTGGCGGCTGGACTATGCGCCCTGCACCTGGAATGCCTGTCTGGAGCAATTGCAGCGCGGTGAGATCGATCTGATGCCGGATGTGGCCTTCTCCGAGGAACGCGCCCGGCAGATGGACTTTCACCAGATCTCGGTGGCCAGTTCCTGGTCGCAGATCTACAGCCGTCCTGAGCTGAGCGTACAGCGCCTGGCCGACCTGGCCGAGCGCCGCGTGGCCCTGTTGCAGGGCGGCATACAGCAGCAATTCTTCCGCCGCCTGATGGCCAGCGAGGGCCACGCCTACAGCGAGATCGCCGTGGACTCCCTGCAGCAGGGCTATGCGGCGGTGGCCGAGGGCCGCGCCGATGCGGTGATCAGCAACAGCTTCTTCGCCGCCCACAACGGCAGCCGCTATCAGCTACGCGAAAGCCCCATCCTGTTCCTGCCCAGCAGCCTCTACTTCGCCAGCGCCAAGGGTCGGCAGACCGATCTGCTGGCGGCCATCGACCGCCATCTGGGTGCCTGGCGGCAGGATGCCGACTCCCCCTACTTCGACGCCCTGCGCCGCGCCATGGCCCTGCCGCCGGAGGTCTGGCTGCCGGACTGGGCGCGCTGGCTGCTCTGGGTGGGCGGGCTTGGCCTGCTCCTGCTCAGCCTGCTGGCCCTGCTGTTGCGCTGGCAGGTGGCCCAGCGCACCCGCGCCCTGCAGCGGACCAGTCAGGCCCTGCAAGAGGAGCGCAACAACCTGGAACAGCGCGTGAGCGAGCGCACCGCCGAGCTGCAGGCGGTGTTTGACTCCGCTAGCAGCGGCATAGTGCTGGCGCAACAGCGGCGCATTCGGCGCGGCAACCGGCGTCTCGATGAGCTGTTTGGCCAGCCCGTCGGCAGCCAGATCGGCCAGAGCACGCGCATCTGGTATCCGGATACGGCCAGCTTCGAGGCCTTTGGCCAGGCCGCCTACCCGCTGATCGATCGGGGCCAGACCTACAGCCAGGAGCTGCAACTGCAAAGGGCCGATGGCCAGCGGTTCTGGGCGCGTATCTCGGTACGCGCCATCTGCCCCGGCGATCTGGAGCAAGGGGTGGTGGGCATCATCGATGACATCAGTGCCGAGCGGGCCGCCCGCGAGGAGCTGCTGGCGGCCAAGGCCGAGGCCGAGGCCGCCACCCAGATGAAGTCCGACTTCCTGGCCAATATGAGCCATGAGATCCGCACGCCGATGAACGCCATTCTCGGCATGCTTTATCTGGCCCTGCGCCATCCGGACCTTGATCCCCTGCTGCGGGATCACCTGAACAAGGCGCAGAGTTCGGCGCGCCTGCTGCTGGGGCTGATCAACGACATCCTGGACCTGTCCCGCATCGAGGCGGGCAAGCTGCAGCTGGAGTCGGTGGAATTCAGCCTGGAGGAACTGCTGGAACCGCTGGCGGACAACATCGGCTATCAGGCCGAGCGCAAGGGGGTGGAGTTTCTCATCCGCCACGACATCCAGCTGCCCAGCCGTCTGATCGGCGATCCCCTGCGCCTGGGGCAGGTGCTGCTCAACCTCTGCGGCAATGCGCTGAAGTTCACCGAACAGGGCGAGATCGAGCTGAACTTTCAGCCTCTGAATCGAGCAGATCAGCAGGATGACGGCCAGCTGGAGCTGAAGATCTGCGTACGCGATACCGGCATCGGCATGGACGCCGAGGTGCGCCAGCGCCTGTTCGAAAAATTCAGCCAGGGCGATGCCAGCACCACCCGCCGCTACGGCGGCAGCGGCCTGGGGCTGGCCATCAGCCGTAATCTGGTGGAATTGATGGGCGGCCAGCTCTGGCTGGAGCGCTCCGAACCGGGTCAGGGCAGCACCCTGTGCTTCAGTTGTCGGCTGGGGGTGGCCGCGCAGAGCCCCAGCAGCCAGCAGCGCCTGACCCAGGGCGCGGGGCCGCTGCTCAAGGGCATCCGCGCCCTGGTGGTGGACGACAACCGCGTCTCGCGGGAGATCCTCGCCGAGATGCTGAGCGCCTTCCAACTACAGGTGGAGCTGGCGGAAAACGGCCAGGCCGCCCTGGCGCGCCTGAAGGACCCGAGTCGGCCCCGGCCAGACCTGCTGCTGTTGGACTGGCGCATGCCCGATATCAATGGCGATCAGGTATTACACCAGCTGCGCAATCACGGAGCCGCCCTGCCCAAGGTCATCATGATCACCGCCTATGGCCGCGACGATGTGCTGCAGCGGGCCGAACGCAGCGGGGTGGACGGTTTTCTGGTCAAGCCCGTCTCCCCCTCTGCCCTGTTGGATCAGATCCTCGGCGTGCTCGGCCGCGCCCGCCTGCCCACACCAACCCCGCTCAGCCCAGCGGACGAGGGCAAGCCACTGGCCGGTCTGCGCCTGCTGCTGGTGGAGGATAACGAGATCAACCGCGAATTCGCCCTCAGCCTGCTGCAATCCCAGGGGGCCGAGGTGATCAGCGTGGAGAACGGCGTCGAGGCCCTAACGGCGGTGCAAGGGCAGGCATTCGCCGCCGTGCTGATGGACATACAGATGCCGCTGATGGATGGTCTGGAGGCCAGCCGACGTATCCGCGCCCTGGCCGAGCAGCCGCAGTGGGCCCATCTGCGCCGACTGCCCATCATCGCCATGACCGCCCTGGCCATGGGCAAGGACCTGGAGGCCAGCCGCGCCGCCGGCATGGACGACCACATCTGCAAGCCCATAGACCCGGACCTGCTGCTGCGCCGCTTGGTTTATTGGACCCAGGGGCAAGAGGAATCCACGCCGGGCTCACGGGACGCCGAGGCCGCCCCGGCCCCAGCCGTCCCGCCGCCTGAAACCCGCCTGCCTGCCGACCTGGGCCAACTGCGCCAGATCGACGCCGCCGCCGGGATACGCCGCATGGGCGGCCAGGTCGCCGCCTACCGCCGCCAGTTGCAGCGCTTCGTCCAGCACTATGCCGATGCCGATGCCCAGCTAGACCAGCTCCTGCGGCAAGGCCCCGACACCGCAGAGCCCTATTGCCACGGCCTCAAGGGAGTAGCGGCCAATCTCGGAGCCCTGGCGCTGTCCGACAGCCTCACCACCCTGGACGGCCTGCTCCGGGCCGGTCGGATGCCAAGCCCAGAGCTGATCAGGCAATGGCAGCAGCAACTGCGGGCCTTGCTCGACGAAATCCGGCAGCTGGACCCAAGCGACAGCCCAACGCCTGAGGGTGCCATCGCCCCCCTGCCCGCCCCGGCTTTACAGGCGTTGCTGGAACAGCTGCAACAGGCCCTGGAGCGCGACATCGGTCAGGTGCAGCCGCTGCTGCAACAGCTCCAGCCCGGCCTGCAACGCAGCCCCCAGGCCGAGATCTGGGCCGAGCTGCAACAACAGCTCGACCGCTTCGAGCTGAACGCCGCCCGCGCCAGCCTGGCGCAACTGCGCCAACAGCTGGACCAGGGATCGGTCTAA
- a CDS encoding ParD-like family protein, with translation MTTSTSIRINQTLYDQARNEAVAEHRTIAGQVEYWAKIGRAALDNPDLPVSFIAESLASMAEPRETTTPFVPKSRQQ, from the coding sequence ATGACGACATCCACATCCATCCGCATCAACCAGACGCTTTACGATCAGGCGCGTAACGAGGCTGTTGCTGAGCACCGAACCATTGCTGGTCAGGTCGAATACTGGGCCAAGATCGGCCGTGCCGCACTAGACAACCCCGACCTGCCCGTCAGCTTCATTGCCGAATCACTGGCCTCAATGGCCGAGCCACGCGAGACGACCACTCCATTCGTACCCAAAAGCCGTCAGCAATGA
- the msrA gene encoding peptide-methionine (S)-S-oxide reductase MsrA — MNAQAAADGATAEGLESIVVGMGCFWGAEKRMAALPGVVDAISGYAGGSFPDPTYEQVLAAEGKAGVRNHAEVVKVTFDPAQTSLEQVLVGFWENHDPTQGDRQGNDRGSNYRSVIYFNSEAQQRTAEMTCSVFQQALTKAGFGTITTEIAALDRFYPAEDYHQDYLLKNPRGYCGLGGTGVKFPSGVDRAQSAEIRPLDGASLSQGLQLVVFESEHCPFCELFRQEILQGWQAPTPITTSLSPLAPKGWRIKDPLWATPTIVLFDQGQERERHTGYNGDRDGFWRWLGYAVLSDEERRIAYQSGTERPFTGSLLDNKKPGTYVDPVTGAALFRSDSKFDSGSGWPSFFQPIEGAVTLHEDSSHGMARTEVRSKSSGIHLGHVFSDGPPPTGKRYCINGKVMRFVPD, encoded by the coding sequence ATGAACGCCCAGGCCGCTGCGGACGGGGCCACTGCCGAGGGGTTGGAGTCCATTGTGGTCGGCATGGGCTGCTTCTGGGGGGCGGAGAAGCGCATGGCAGCCCTGCCTGGGGTGGTGGATGCCATCAGCGGCTATGCCGGCGGTAGTTTTCCTGACCCGACCTACGAGCAGGTGCTGGCGGCCGAGGGCAAGGCCGGGGTGCGCAATCACGCCGAGGTGGTCAAGGTGACCTTCGACCCGGCCCAGACCTCCCTGGAGCAGGTGCTGGTTGGCTTCTGGGAGAATCATGACCCCACCCAGGGCGATCGTCAGGGCAATGACCGTGGCTCCAATTACCGCAGCGTCATCTACTTCAACTCCGAGGCTCAGCAACGGACGGCGGAAATGACTTGCTCGGTGTTCCAGCAGGCACTGACAAAGGCGGGTTTTGGCACCATCACCACCGAGATTGCCGCGCTGGATAGATTTTATCCGGCGGAGGATTACCATCAGGACTATCTGCTGAAGAATCCACGCGGTTACTGCGGTCTGGGTGGCACCGGGGTCAAGTTCCCCTCCGGCGTGGATCGGGCGCAGAGCGCCGAGATTCGTCCCCTGGATGGTGCCAGCCTGTCTCAAGGCCTGCAGCTGGTGGTGTTCGAGTCCGAGCACTGCCCCTTCTGCGAGCTGTTCCGCCAGGAGATCCTGCAGGGCTGGCAGGCCCCCACCCCCATCACCACCAGCCTCTCGCCCCTGGCCCCCAAGGGCTGGCGGATCAAGGACCCGCTCTGGGCCACGCCTACCATCGTCCTGTTCGATCAGGGCCAGGAACGGGAGCGTCATACCGGCTACAACGGTGATCGGGACGGCTTCTGGCGCTGGTTGGGCTATGCGGTGCTGAGCGATGAGGAGCGGCGCATCGCCTACCAGAGCGGTACCGAGCGGCCCTTCACCGGCTCCCTGCTGGACAACAAAAAGCCCGGCACCTATGTCGATCCGGTCACCGGCGCGGCCCTGTTCCGCAGCGACAGCAAGTTCGACAGCGGTTCCGGCTGGCCCAGCTTCTTTCAGCCCATCGAGGGCGCGGTGACCCTGCATGAGGACAGCAGCCACGGCATGGCGCGCACCGAGGTGCGCAGCAAAAGCTCCGGCATCCATCTGGGCCATGTGTTCAGCGACGGCCCGCCACCCACCGGCAAGCGCTACTGCATCAACGGCAAGGTGATGCGCTTTGTGCCTGACTAA
- a CDS encoding Na+/H+ antiporter subunit G has translation MLEAALALLVLAGALFTFVGSFGLVRLGDFYTRLHAPTKATTLGVGSLLIASALFFSTQQAGLSLHEILVSLFLFITAPVSAHLLSKAARHQQLPSLAALPEEEAKGRKGD, from the coding sequence ATCCTGGAGGCGGCCCTGGCCCTGCTGGTACTGGCCGGTGCCCTGTTCACTTTTGTCGGCTCTTTCGGCCTGGTGCGGCTGGGGGATTTCTACACCCGCCTGCACGCCCCCACCAAGGCCACCACCCTGGGGGTGGGCAGCCTGCTGATCGCCTCGGCGCTGTTCTTCAGCACCCAGCAGGCCGGCCTGAGCCTGCACGAGATCCTGGTCAGCCTGTTTCTGTTCATCACCGCCCCGGTCTCCGCCCACCTGCTCTCCAAGGCCGCCCGGCACCAGCAACTGCCCTCCCTGGCGGCCCTGCCGGAAGAAGAGGCCAAGGGCCGCAAGGGAGACTAA
- a CDS encoding carboxylate--amine ligase, with protein MSNNRNKNVNPEKGYVALLGWSLNAIEAADRFDRRYVVVAPDWAADYCQEHQIPYLPWNFERLNDRSMEIAQTLQDMGVDVAIPLFEETVEWAGAINSVLLDNPRLFGQAMLLRDKALMKRRAQLGGIRVGIFEEAHDKEDVVRFLKRVNQTLLKLDGDPNDPIHLKAFDKAGCLGHRVIRTPDEVDSIPDEEFPVLMESHLDGWEFAVEAWIHNGKIRFLNISEYVTLGYSVFVPATPELEQYRAQITTQIEKLIKTFDIEFGFVHPEYFVTNDGEMYFGEVAYRPPGFKVFELLERAYGFNAYQGLILSFDPKTSEEEISRFFPQEVVDAKGVAGCFGVYPRRRVVSKLEIPEETEDHEYFESHELTPPLEETVTKRTAFGTHWGLIYFFGPDPHVMRDLLKHQEELDFYV; from the coding sequence ATGAGTAACAATAGAAACAAAAATGTAAACCCCGAAAAAGGCTATGTGGCACTTCTGGGCTGGAGCCTGAATGCCATTGAAGCCGCTGACCGTTTTGATCGGCGCTATGTTGTGGTGGCCCCCGATTGGGCCGCAGACTACTGTCAGGAACACCAGATACCCTACCTGCCCTGGAACTTCGAGCGGCTGAATGACCGCTCCATGGAAATCGCGCAAACCCTGCAGGATATGGGCGTGGATGTAGCCATCCCGCTGTTCGAAGAAACGGTGGAGTGGGCCGGTGCCATCAACTCGGTATTGCTGGACAACCCCCGTCTGTTTGGCCAGGCCATGTTGCTGCGCGATAAGGCGTTGATGAAGCGACGCGCCCAGTTGGGGGGTATCCGCGTAGGCATTTTCGAGGAGGCCCACGACAAGGAGGACGTGGTGCGGTTTCTCAAGCGGGTGAATCAAACCCTGCTCAAACTCGACGGCGACCCCAACGACCCGATCCACCTCAAGGCCTTCGACAAGGCCGGTTGCCTGGGCCATCGGGTGATCCGCACCCCGGATGAGGTGGACTCGATTCCCGATGAGGAATTTCCGGTACTCATGGAATCCCACCTGGACGGCTGGGAATTTGCCGTGGAGGCCTGGATTCACAACGGCAAAATCCGCTTTCTCAACATCTCCGAATATGTGACCCTGGGGTATTCGGTGTTTGTGCCTGCCACCCCCGAGCTGGAACAGTACCGCGCCCAGATTACGACCCAGATTGAAAAACTGATCAAGACCTTTGACATAGAGTTTGGTTTTGTCCACCCTGAGTATTTTGTCACCAACGATGGTGAAATGTACTTCGGCGAGGTGGCCTATCGCCCACCCGGTTTCAAGGTGTTCGAGCTACTTGAGCGCGCCTATGGTTTCAATGCCTATCAGGGACTGATCCTGTCCTTCGACCCGAAAACCAGCGAAGAAGAGATCAGCCGCTTTTTTCCGCAAGAGGTAGTGGACGCCAAGGGCGTGGCCGGCTGTTTTGGGGTCTATCCGCGCCGCCGGGTGGTCAGCAAGCTGGAGATACCCGAAGAGACCGAGGACCACGAGTACTTCGAGTCGCACGAACTGACCCCGCCACTGGAAGAAACCGTGACCAAGCGCACCGCCTTCGGCACCCACTGGGGGCTGATCTACTTTTTCGGCCCCGACCCGCACGTCATGCGGGACCTGTTGAAGCACCAGGAAGAGCTCGATTTCTATGTGTAA
- a CDS encoding K+/H+ antiporter subunit F produces MLNLALIIAFALVAAALALSLYRLLRGPSAPDRILALDTLYINSIALLVLLGIQLASPLYFEAALLIALMGFVGTVALCKYLLRGDIIE; encoded by the coding sequence ATGCTGAACCTGGCCCTGATCATCGCCTTTGCCCTGGTTGCCGCCGCCCTGGCCCTGAGCCTGTACCGCCTGCTGCGCGGCCCCTCGGCACCGGATCGCATCCTTGCCCTGGACACCCTCTACATCAACAGCATCGCCCTGCTGGTGCTGCTCGGCATCCAGCTGGCCAGCCCGCTTTACTTCGAGGCGGCCCTGCTGATCGCCCTGATGGGCTTTGTCGGCACGGTGGCCCTGTGCAAATACCTGCTGCGCGGAGACATCATCGAATGA
- a CDS encoding PAS domain S-box protein, with amino-acid sequence MNLPPLHDFSLMLLINAALLLGLTQLLDLLLARRGIDWSGRPGWLTGLGLGLIGLLLMQTTAVFTPGILIDARYVLLSLSGLFLGPLPSLIATLMLASFRAWLGGDAALTGVIAIFGAWLLGLLWRRRYVSQFERLTWRSLLGLGLAVHLLMLALMLLMPWALAWQTLREISLPVLLIHPPLTLVLGLLLQERWQRQIDLTQLREREQRYHGLFDNNHAMMLIIDPDKGRILDANPAATAYYGWSLEQLRGMRITDINCLSAEQIQQEMAKARRAERQYFEFQHRRADGSVRDVEVFSGVIPLQGKDYLYSIIHDVSARKQAQAELLALQEQRHREQAEALRQQLQAQQRLELALEEAEQGNAELQRFNRAMVGRELEMIRLKQEVNQLSQELGHAEPYDLSFAESAKTEGAAPGDQPR; translated from the coding sequence GTGAACCTGCCCCCGCTCCATGACTTCAGCCTGATGCTGCTGATCAACGCCGCCCTGCTGCTGGGCCTGACCCAGTTGCTGGACCTGCTGCTGGCACGCCGGGGCATCGACTGGTCGGGCCGTCCGGGCTGGCTGACCGGGCTGGGTCTGGGGCTGATCGGCCTGTTGCTGATGCAGACCACGGCGGTATTCACGCCGGGCATACTGATCGACGCCCGCTATGTACTGCTCTCCCTCAGCGGCCTCTTTCTCGGCCCCCTGCCCAGCCTCATCGCCACCCTGATGTTGGCCAGCTTCCGCGCCTGGCTGGGGGGTGACGCCGCCCTCACCGGGGTCATCGCCATCTTCGGCGCCTGGCTGCTCGGCCTGCTCTGGCGGCGGCGCTATGTCAGCCAATTCGAACGCCTGACCTGGCGCTCCCTGCTCGGCCTGGGGCTGGCGGTACACCTGCTGATGCTGGCCCTGATGCTGCTCATGCCCTGGGCGCTGGCCTGGCAGACCCTGCGCGAGATCAGCCTGCCGGTGCTGCTGATCCACCCGCCACTGACCCTGGTCCTGGGGCTTTTGCTGCAGGAACGCTGGCAGCGCCAGATCGATCTGACCCAGCTGCGCGAGCGCGAGCAGCGCTACCACGGCCTGTTTGACAACAACCACGCCATGATGCTGATCATCGACCCGGACAAGGGCCGGATACTGGACGCCAACCCCGCCGCCACCGCCTACTACGGCTGGAGTCTGGAGCAGCTCAGGGGGATGCGGATAACGGACATCAATTGCCTGTCGGCAGAGCAGATCCAGCAGGAAATGGCCAAGGCACGCCGCGCTGAACGCCAGTATTTTGAGTTCCAGCACCGCCGCGCCGACGGCTCGGTGCGCGATGTGGAGGTGTTCAGCGGGGTCATACCCCTGCAGGGCAAGGACTATCTGTACTCCATCATCCACGACGTCAGCGCACGCAAGCAGGCTCAGGCCGAGCTGCTGGCCCTGCAGGAGCAACGCCACCGGGAACAGGCCGAGGCCCTGCGGCAACAGCTGCAGGCCCAGCAGCGCCTGGAGCTGGCGCTTGAGGAGGCGGAACAAGGCAATGCCGAGCTGCAACGCTTCAACCGCGCCATGGTCGGCCGTGAGCTGGAGATGATTCGTCTCAAGCAAGAAGTCAACCAGCTCAGCCAAGAGTTGGGCCACGCCGAGCCCTATGATTTAAGCTTCGCCGAATCGGCCAAGACCGAGGGGGCAGCGCCGGGGGATCAACCCAGGTAA
- a CDS encoding c-type cytochrome — protein sequence MRTPAITPVITLVFLLTGPALAIDLENGQDINDVCAGCHGEFGQGGGDSEYPRLAGMPAEFIAKQLHLFRDRSRPNMAMVEYIDERQMPDEDIRDVSHYLAGITLKTKLPPVDENAPDFDAYARLKASKQLMQIPRAEGDVERGEQLYRKECGSCHGDQGWGDNEKAVPQLAGQFTDYLWRQVEKYRNKVRIHDETDPDYELLNDFRDDQLKDIFAYLSIVDD from the coding sequence ATGCGTACCCCAGCCATTACCCCAGTCATTACCCTGGTATTTCTGCTGACAGGCCCGGCCCTGGCGATTGATCTGGAAAACGGGCAGGACATCAATGATGTCTGCGCCGGCTGCCATGGCGAATTCGGCCAGGGCGGCGGCGATAGCGAATACCCGCGTCTGGCGGGTATGCCGGCCGAGTTCATCGCCAAGCAGCTGCACCTGTTCCGCGACCGCTCCCGGCCCAACATGGCCATGGTGGAATACATCGACGAACGCCAGATGCCCGACGAGGACATACGCGATGTCTCCCACTATCTGGCCGGCATCACCCTCAAGACCAAGCTGCCGCCGGTGGATGAAAACGCCCCGGACTTTGACGCCTACGCCCGCCTCAAGGCCTCCAAACAGCTGATGCAGATCCCTCGTGCGGAAGGTGACGTGGAAAGGGGCGAGCAGCTCTATCGCAAGGAATGCGGCTCCTGCCATGGCGACCAAGGCTGGGGCGACAACGAAAAGGCCGTGCCCCAGCTGGCCGGCCAGTTCACCGACTACCTCTGGCGACAGGTGGAGAAATACCGCAACAAGGTACGCATCCACGACGAAACCGACCCGGACTACGAACTGCTCAACGACTTTCGCGATGACCAACTCAAGGACATCTTCGCCTACCTCTCCATAGTGGACGACTGA